GATATTTTTCCTCTGCATCTTCAAGACCTGCTACTGTTTTTCCGGTATTATTCAACCTAAGTATGCATCACGCACGCTTCTAAATCCGGAAGTGTCTGGTTCGAAAAACTAAAAGGCGAAATTTTATCTCCTTTATCGGGAAAAATCCCCAACACATTCAGCCTCGAAGACCAAGGACTGTTTGCAGTTGGCTACTATCACCAAAGAAACGCTCTTTTTAAGAAAAAAGAAGAAGAATTACCACAAGGAGAATCAGAATGAGCAATCCAATTCAAAATCGATACGAATTTGTCTATTTATTTGATGTAAAAGACGGAAATCCAAACGGAGATCCTGACGCTGGAAATCAACCTAGAGTTGATCCGGAAACAGGAAACGGTTTAATCACAGACGTTTCTTTAAAACGAAAAGTAAGAAACTACGTGACTATCGTAAAAAGCGCCGCTCCGCCTAACGATATTTATATTAAAGAGAAAGCGGTCTTAATTGAAACTCACGAAAAAGCATACGTAGCAGTCGGAGCTAAATTAGAAACTCCTAAAAAAGAAGAAAAAGAAAAAAGAACCGGAGGAGACCAAGTTGGCAAAGCGAGAGAATGGATGTGTAAAAACTTTTACGACGTGCGCACCTTTGGAGCCGTAATGGCACTAAAAGTAAATGCTGGCGTAGTTAAAGGACCCATTCAATTTACTTTCGCTCGTAGTATCGATCCTGTTATCAATCTAGAACATAGTATCACTAGAATGGCGGTTGCAACCAAAAAAGAAGCTGAAGACCAAGACGGAGATAACAGAACGATGGGCCGTAAACATACAATTTCTTACGGACTTTATCGCGCTCACGGTTTTATCTCTGCTCATTTTGCAAACGACACTGGTTTTTGCGAAGAAGATTTAGAATTATTCTGGTCTTCCTTACAGAATATGTTTGATCACGATCGTTCCGCTGCCAGAGGAGAAATGAATTGTAGAGGTTTATACATATTCAAACACGTAGGAGACGGAAAAGACACCAACCAAGCAAAGTTAGGAGTTGCACCGGCACATAAACTTTTCAATCTGATTTCTGTATCCAAAAAAGACGATTCAACGCCTGCTAGAGATTTTTCAGATTATTCTGTCAAAATTCAGGAATCGGATCTGCCGGCAGGAGTGGAGTTGATCAAAAAAGTTTCTTAAAAAGAAAAATATACAAACAATATTAGTTTAGTTTATTTTTATATTTAAATATATCAATAAACTAAATTAATTTTTGTATTACTGATTTCTATAAAATTGAGCACCGTTAATTCTATCACAAAACGCTGATTCTATGTAAAATATTAGGTACTTTATTATATAATTATGAGTAAAGCAGGAAAGCAAAATATTCAACTCCCTAAAATTAGGCGCAAATCGTTTCAAGATTTACTACTTAATGTCGAGTAAATCAATAAACAGAATGTTTTTTATATATTCAATTTATTTTAAATGAATCCCACTAAAGGTTACAGATTAGAATATTTTAAATTTTGCCTTTATATAGAGTTTTTTCTCAAAGTTGTAGTATTTTATTATATAGAGATCGGTAAATTCTACTTACGAACAAATTTAAATTCAATGAGGACCATTAACGATAATCTTACTCAAAAATTGAATGACTTTATTTAACTTGAATTCGACGTAATAACGTCCGGGTAAATTGTTCACAAATTTGATGGCCAAAGAGACAGACAAACCGCCCTGTTTCAATTTCTTTGGAATTTCCACTACGATTCGCTTTCGTATTATGTTGTTTTAGGTTTATCTTAAACTTCTAAAAAATAGAAAACGAATTCGTTTTGATAGGTTTTTTAAAATAAGTTTTGAATGTAATAGTTCCCACAGATTACGTCTCATTCTATGATTTTAGCAGTTTCAGAACATTTTAGTTTG
The nucleotide sequence above comes from Leptospira kirschneri serovar Cynopteri str. 3522 CT. Encoded proteins:
- the cas7c gene encoding type I-C CRISPR-associated protein Cas7/Csd2; this encodes MSNPIQNRYEFVYLFDVKDGNPNGDPDAGNQPRVDPETGNGLITDVSLKRKVRNYVTIVKSAAPPNDIYIKEKAVLIETHEKAYVAVGAKLETPKKEEKEKRTGGDQVGKAREWMCKNFYDVRTFGAVMALKVNAGVVKGPIQFTFARSIDPVINLEHSITRMAVATKKEAEDQDGDNRTMGRKHTISYGLYRAHGFISAHFANDTGFCEEDLELFWSSLQNMFDHDRSAARGEMNCRGLYIFKHVGDGKDTNQAKLGVAPAHKLFNLISVSKKDDSTPARDFSDYSVKIQESDLPAGVELIKKVS